The DNA sequence CCAATCGGACGACCTGGGACGGGTTCAGCCAGGGGAACGAACTGGTCGGCAACGGCGTTTATCTCTATCGCCTGGTCGACGCGGCCAGCAAGTCAACCCTCGGCAAAGGTAAAATATGGGTCATCAACCATTGATGGAACCTCAAACCTCCAACTTCAAACTTCAAAACAAGTCTCAAATCCCAAATATCAAATCCAAAACGTTTGGATACTGGAAATTGTTATTTGTGATTTGTTTTGAGGTTGGATGTTTGATGTTGGAGGTTCCCTGCTGGGCCCAAACGGCGTTTGACCCAGCAGGGCTGGCAATCGGCGCCCGGTCGCTGGGGATGGGCGGGACCGGCGCCGCCCTGGCGGAAGGGGCGGAAACGATCTTCAATAACCCGGCTGGCCTGGGCGAGATCGACCAGTTTAACTTCAGCAGCCAGGCAGGAAACGTCCTCGATGATGTCACTTTTACCCAGTTGGCCGGCCTCTACCCTCTCGGCCAGCAGGGAGCGCTCGGGCTCGGTTTTGCCGGCGCCTACGTCAGCGGGATCGAACTCCGCGACACGGCCGGCACTCTCCAGGGGAAGGCCAATTACGGTGACGCTCTCCTCGTCGGTTCTTACGGCAAGAAGCTCCTCCCCGAGCTCGCCTTCGGCCTGAACTTAAAATATTACGCGCTGGACGGGACGGAGAACAACAACGGCGACGGGCACGGCTGGAACCTTGACGTCGGCCTGCTGCAACACG is a window from the Candidatus Margulisiibacteriota bacterium genome containing:
- a CDS encoding PorV/PorQ family protein, with protein sequence MLEVPCWAQTAFDPAGLAIGARSLGMGGTGAALAEGAETIFNNPAGLGEIDQFNFSSQAGNVLDDVTFTQLAGLYPLGQQGALGLGFAGAYVSGIELRDTAGTLQGKANYGDALLVGSYGKKLLPELAFGLNLKYYALDGTENNNGDGHGWNLDVGLLQHGLDWLSLGLVAENILSSNRVAYQNGASEPLPQVVKAGGRMQLFGDSFNSAVPAPVNLAVLADLNFALQTSQPLSTHLGAELAPNQALTLRGGFDGEEMTAGLSLNFAGLACHFAYTRLAKYLSLSFNERGWPPEGPAETFLARR